The Ammoniphilus sp. CFH 90114 nucleotide sequence TCGCGGATATGACCCAGGCGATTCATGGTTGGCAGAAGGAGACTTAGTTGGTGGAGACCCTAACTGAATAAACAAATAGAACCCTATCTAACACTTAAGGCTGGATAGGGTTTTTAGCTTGTAAGACCAAGTTTGGACAAATACTAAAATGTATCTACTTTCCCTACTTTTATTGCGTTAAAATGAATGTACAAAAACCGGAGGTGATCCATTATGCTTTGATAGAACCTGTATATTCCAGACACACTTACATTCTAACGTACTAAAACTCTTTGATGAACCGCTTGACTACCTCGCTTTCACATCCATTATCATGCACTTCCCTAAACACTCTTCTTATCATTTTTCTCTTCAGCATACATATTTGCTCACTTTACCCAATCTAGCGAATAATTCTCTCTAACTACAATCTTGATTATTTATTCTCAACACGTGTAATTATACGTGTTTATTAGTATAATATAAGAAGGAGCGGGCAAATGAAGGCATATTCTTCACGTGAACTTATGAAGCTAGTTGAAGCAAACGGTTGGGAGCTAGTTCGGGTAAAAGGTGAACACTACCAGTTCAAACACCCAACGAAGCCTGGACTATTGACGATCCCTCATCCCAAAAAGGACTTTCCCCTTAGAACACAGAGAAGTATCTTAAAACAAGCTGGAATTGAGGAATAGATTTTTTTCAAGAACGTGAATTTATAGTAACACTGGAGGGTTGTTTATATGAAGGATCGATATATTTTTCCCGCATTATTGGATTATGCCGAGGATGGAATCTCTGTAGAGTTTCCAGATCTGCCAGGATGCCTGACCTGCGGAGACTCCGAAGAAGAAGCACTAAGGAAGGCTAAGGAAGCAATGGCTCTGCACCTATACGGTATGGAGCAGGAAGGCGAGCTGATCCCAGAACCTTCAAAAGTCAAATCCATTGCAGCAGAAAGAAATCAAGCCGTATTACTCGTAGAAGCATGGATGCCTCCGTTTCGTCATGACATGGAAAATAAAGCCGTAAAGAAAACATTGACCATTCCAAAGTGGCTTGATGATTTAGCCCAAGAAAACAACGTAAATTTTTCCCATTTACTGCAGGATGCTTTGAAGAAGTATCTTGGAGTGAAGGATAAATCTTCGTAGGGTAACGCATGTTGATCGTTAACGGTAAAGTGCTCGTGCTTTACCTTGTATAAATAACGAAACTCTTTAACACTATTCACTTTAGTCTAGTGAGGGACAGTCCCTTACCTGAGGGGGTATCACCGAAGCGGGCATTGGCTAGCTTTTAATTCTACAGCTAGCTTAAGGAATTCATCTTGGTTAATCTCCTTATATTCATCTTGCTTTATCTCTATCCCCGCTGCGTAACAAGTCTCTTTACAAAGCTCTTGAACTATTCCTATATTACCAAAAGATATACCCTTTATCTTCTCAACAATGTTATCCGAGAAACCAATATTTAGTTCTCTATTACCTTTTAATATTACTTTTTCAAAATCATCATAATTCCACGGCTCTACCGGTATCTCCACAATTCTATCGACTAGGTCTCCGTTAAATTGGATTAATCTATTTTTTCTTTCCAAATACCCAGAATTATGAACCTGTGACCATTCTCTTGGAATAACCTAAGATCGAAAGCTAATTCCTTTTGAACCTCTTCATTTAGATAATGAAAGTTTTCAAGAATAACAAACCTTGTAAAATCACTTCCCTTTAGTATTTCACTAATATCTTGAGCAATTTCAAGATTAAATTCAATTGTTTTTAAAACCATCTTTTATTCAGTCTTTCCGCCAATGTCTCCTTTTACCTCTGTATTGGCTTGACCAAATAGAGGAATAATCGCTTTAAACCCTGTTTTCACTGAAACAACCCCATTGGTACCTTTTACTTCTTCTT carries:
- a CDS encoding type II toxin-antitoxin system HicA family toxin — translated: MKAYSSRELMKLVEANGWELVRVKGEHYQFKHPTKPGLLTIPHPKKDFPLRTQRSILKQAGIEE
- a CDS encoding type II toxin-antitoxin system HicB family antitoxin; amino-acid sequence: MKDRYIFPALLDYAEDGISVEFPDLPGCLTCGDSEEEALRKAKEAMALHLYGMEQEGELIPEPSKVKSIAAERNQAVLLVEAWMPPFRHDMENKAVKKTLTIPKWLDDLAQENNVNFSHLLQDALKKYLGVKDKSS